In Anaerolineales bacterium, the following proteins share a genomic window:
- the rpe gene encoding ribulose-phosphate 3-epimerase, protein MASKPILAPSILSADFGHLAEQIATAEAAGADWLHIDVMDGHFVPPITMGQLVTQVCKTHSQLPLDVHLMVQAPDGMLASFAAAGADHIHVHVEASPDPAASLRAIRALGCRAGLALNPPTPVEAVLPYLAEADIILVMSVNPGRSGQAFIPESLEKIGALQAAIQARGLATQIELDGGIDASTLPACYAAGAAAFVAGNAIFTHPQGIAAGLQALRTSLT, encoded by the coding sequence ATGGCGTCTAAGCCAATCCTCGCCCCATCCATCCTGAGTGCAGATTTTGGCCATCTGGCTGAGCAAATCGCCACCGCCGAAGCGGCCGGCGCTGATTGGCTGCATATTGACGTGATGGATGGCCATTTTGTGCCGCCGATCACCATGGGCCAACTGGTGACGCAGGTGTGCAAAACGCACAGCCAATTGCCGCTGGACGTGCACCTGATGGTGCAGGCGCCGGACGGCATGCTGGCCTCGTTTGCCGCCGCCGGGGCAGATCACATCCATGTGCATGTGGAAGCCAGCCCTGACCCCGCCGCCAGCCTGCGCGCCATCCGCGCCCTGGGTTGCCGGGCCGGCCTGGCGCTCAACCCGCCCACCCCGGTCGAGGCGGTGCTGCCCTACCTGGCCGAGGCCGACATCATCCTGGTGATGAGCGTCAACCCTGGGCGTAGCGGGCAAGCCTTCATCCCGGAAAGCCTGGAGAAGATCGGCGCCCTGCAAGCGGCCATCCAGGCGCGCGGCCTAGCCACCCAGATCGAGCTGGACGGCGGCATCGACGCCAGCACCCTGCCGGCCTGCTATGCCGCCGGGGCGGCGGCCTTCGTCGCTGGCAACGCCATCTTCACCCACCCACAGGGCATCGCCGCCGGCCTTCAGGCGCTGCGCACCTCTCTTACCTAG
- a CDS encoding Asp23/Gls24 family envelope stress response protein codes for MTADNTPRGSIQVSSRAVATIAYQAAVQSYGVVGLAAKNFLDGVSHFIVKDPTHGIEVSYSDDAIHIDLYIVVEYGTNIKTIAASVAQSVRFNVEKALGLPIQHVNVHVQGLRFSAD; via the coding sequence ATGACTGCAGATAACACTCCCCGTGGCAGTATTCAGGTCTCGTCGCGCGCCGTCGCCACCATTGCCTACCAGGCCGCCGTGCAATCCTACGGCGTGGTGGGGCTGGCCGCCAAAAATTTTCTGGATGGCGTGAGCCACTTCATCGTCAAGGATCCCACCCACGGGATCGAAGTGAGCTATAGCGATGATGCCATTCATATTGATCTTTATATCGTGGTGGAATACGGCACCAACATCAAAACCATCGCCGCCAGCGTAGCGCAGAGCGTGCGCTTCAACGTGGAAAAGGCGCTGGGGCTGCCGATCCAGCATGTCAACGTGCATGTTCAGGGGCTGCGGTTCAGCGCAGACTAA
- a CDS encoding DAK2 domain-containing protein — protein MSETTHARAHRANILQHRPVDGNGIRSLAQAGFGWLEANKQSVNALNVFPVPDGDTGTNMVLTMKSAMEEMQKSSESKAGKVLEAVARGALLGARGNSGVILSQLWRGFARAAEGKDTLSAADLARGFSESRDTAYKGVVRPVEGTILTVSKDMASAAEEAIANGVDSPITLLEAVLKAADASVRRTPELLPILKEAGVVDSGGKGLYFLIEGMLRWVRGQQVRNAESIIAPIAALNLENSLEAVEEGQDYEVVVDFRPKGELALQEFYAELEKMGTSIQVGEGEGMFRMHIHVPTEKRYEPIDYIMGLGTVTNVAIENLMAQMDDITAQAKGRGEYTVRPIAAGQIAVVAVAPGAGIARHFADLGVAAIIEGGQTMNPSTADILKSFENLPTDKVIILPNNKNIALAAQSAAELTVKEAIVLPTSSVPQGIAAMLVWDPKGELQAVADAMTKAANSVQTGEVTTATRSVEIDGVKVKDGQIIGLHNGKLKVAAEDVEKASLDLLKEMQFEAMEVLSIFYGEEVEAQVAESVADTIRQQYPDQEIEVQQGGQPHYQFIFAVE, from the coding sequence ATGTCAGAAACCACTCATGCGCGCGCTCACCGCGCCAACATCTTGCAGCATCGCCCGGTAGACGGCAACGGCATCCGTAGCCTGGCACAGGCCGGCTTTGGCTGGCTGGAAGCCAATAAGCAATCCGTGAATGCCTTGAACGTCTTCCCCGTGCCGGATGGTGACACCGGCACCAACATGGTGCTGACGATGAAATCGGCCATGGAAGAGATGCAAAAATCCAGCGAGAGCAAAGCGGGCAAAGTGCTCGAAGCGGTGGCGCGCGGCGCCCTGCTGGGGGCGCGCGGCAATTCCGGCGTGATCCTCTCGCAACTGTGGCGCGGCTTTGCCCGCGCCGCCGAGGGCAAGGATACGCTCAGCGCCGCCGATCTGGCGCGTGGCTTCAGCGAATCGCGCGACACGGCCTACAAAGGTGTCGTGCGCCCGGTGGAGGGCACGATCCTGACCGTATCCAAGGATATGGCCAGCGCGGCTGAAGAAGCCATCGCCAACGGCGTGGACAGCCCGATCACCCTGCTGGAAGCGGTGCTCAAGGCCGCCGATGCCTCGGTGCGCCGCACGCCCGAGCTGCTGCCGATCCTCAAAGAAGCCGGCGTGGTCGATTCGGGCGGCAAGGGGCTGTACTTCCTCATCGAAGGCATGTTGCGCTGGGTACGCGGCCAGCAGGTGCGCAATGCCGAAAGCATCATCGCCCCGATTGCCGCGCTGAACCTGGAGAATTCACTGGAAGCAGTGGAAGAAGGCCAGGACTACGAAGTAGTGGTGGATTTCCGCCCCAAGGGCGAACTGGCCCTGCAGGAGTTTTACGCCGAGCTGGAGAAGATGGGCACCTCGATCCAGGTGGGCGAAGGCGAAGGCATGTTCCGCATGCATATCCACGTGCCCACGGAAAAGCGCTACGAACCGATCGATTACATCATGGGCTTGGGCACCGTCACCAACGTGGCCATCGAGAACCTGATGGCGCAGATGGATGACATTACCGCCCAGGCCAAGGGCCGCGGTGAGTACACCGTGCGCCCCATCGCCGCCGGCCAGATCGCCGTGGTGGCCGTGGCGCCCGGCGCCGGGATCGCACGCCACTTTGCCGATCTGGGTGTGGCGGCGATCATCGAGGGCGGCCAAACCATGAACCCCAGCACGGCCGATATTCTCAAATCGTTTGAGAATTTGCCAACCGACAAGGTCATCATCCTGCCCAATAACAAGAACATTGCCCTGGCGGCGCAATCGGCCGCCGAGCTGACCGTCAAGGAAGCGATCGTGCTGCCCACCAGCAGCGTGCCGCAGGGCATCGCCGCCATGCTGGTATGGGACCCCAAGGGTGAGCTGCAAGCAGTGGCCGATGCGATGACCAAAGCCGCCAACAGCGTGCAAACCGGTGAGGTCACTACCGCCACGCGCAGCGTAGAGATCGACGGCGTGAAAGTGAAAGACGGCCAGATCATCGGCCTGCACAACGGCAAGCTCAAAGTAGCCGCCGAGGATGTAGAGAAAGCCAGCCTCGACCTGCTGAAAGAGATGCAGTTTGAAGCCATGGAAGTGCTCTCGATCTTTTACGGCGAAGAGGTAGAAGCCCAGGTGGCTGAATCGGTAGCGGATACCATTCGCCAGCAATACCCTGACCAGGAAATTGAAGTGCAACAGGGCGGGCAACCTCACTACCAATTCATCTTCGCGGTGGAATAA
- a CDS encoding DegV family EDD domain-containing protein produces MPVAILTDSTVSFPSPVFPGRELVHILAPQWQPPRATEAERLKASHFPASLRANDPSPVPQLVAPRAADFEAVFRQLGPSHAGVLTLLHSNHFSAIEEEAQAAAGSVHGKVAVRVVDSLTTSLGLGLLVQAAAAASAAGMGLAELELYVRGLVPNVFGILCVPGLSYLERSGQVNHSQAVVGEYLDILQVFTLDNGQLVPTQKARNTRQLVDAMYEFLSEFTDLSHLALLQGAPAFEAETRALRERLAEEGYTTPISEQIINAPLASFIGPRSLGLFAIRS; encoded by the coding sequence ATGCCCGTCGCCATTCTTACCGATAGCACCGTCTCGTTCCCCAGCCCGGTTTTTCCGGGCCGGGAGCTGGTGCACATCCTGGCGCCGCAGTGGCAGCCACCGCGCGCCACCGAAGCGGAGCGCCTGAAGGCCAGCCACTTCCCGGCCAGCCTGCGCGCCAACGACCCCTCCCCCGTGCCACAGTTGGTGGCGCCGCGCGCGGCCGATTTTGAAGCCGTGTTCCGCCAGCTTGGCCCCAGCCATGCCGGCGTACTCACCCTGTTGCATTCCAATCACTTCAGCGCGATCGAAGAAGAAGCCCAGGCGGCGGCGGGCAGCGTGCACGGTAAAGTGGCCGTGCGCGTGGTGGATAGCCTGACCACCTCGCTGGGGCTGGGCCTGCTGGTACAGGCCGCCGCGGCCGCCAGCGCCGCTGGCATGGGGCTGGCGGAGCTGGAGCTGTATGTGCGCGGCCTGGTGCCCAACGTCTTCGGTATTTTGTGCGTGCCCGGGCTGAGCTACCTTGAGCGCAGCGGCCAGGTCAACCATTCGCAGGCGGTGGTGGGCGAGTATCTAGACATTTTGCAGGTCTTCACTCTGGATAACGGCCAACTGGTGCCCACCCAAAAAGCGCGCAACACGCGCCAACTGGTAGACGCCATGTATGAGTTCCTCTCCGAGTTCACTGACTTGAGCCACTTGGCGCTGCTGCAAGGCGCCCCCGCCTTCGAAGCCGAGACGCGCGCCCTGCGCGAGCGCCTGGCCGAAGAGGGCTACACCACCCCGATCAGCGAGCAGATCATCAACGCCCCACTGGCCAGCTTCATCGGGCCGCGCTCGCTGGGCTTGTTTGCCATACGTAGCTAG
- a CDS encoding DNA-deoxyinosine glycosylase, which translates to MRIESFPPISDKSSSIALLGTMPGEKSLQTNTYFANNTNQFWKILFTLLNQEFSDDYSVRKQLLLANGIALWDVLKACSRETDAPHPAPSSLDKYISQEVPNDFAAFYAEHPQIQHVFFLGQKALAAYEKHVVAPAKVLHVLPSPSGANTSMSFQQKVAEWKVILKFIESPLK; encoded by the coding sequence ATGCGAATCGAATCGTTTCCCCCAATTTCTGACAAATCCAGCAGCATTGCTCTACTTGGCACAATGCCCGGCGAAAAATCGTTACAGACCAACACCTATTTTGCAAATAATACAAACCAATTCTGGAAGATCCTCTTTACGCTACTGAACCAAGAATTTTCTGATGATTACTCTGTCCGCAAACAATTGCTTCTAGCGAACGGTATTGCCCTTTGGGATGTGCTCAAAGCCTGTAGTAGAGAAACTGACGCACCCCACCCTGCCCCTTCCAGCCTGGATAAGTACATCAGTCAAGAAGTCCCAAACGACTTTGCGGCCTTCTATGCCGAGCACCCTCAAATCCAGCATGTCTTTTTTCTCGGTCAAAAAGCGCTCGCCGCTTACGAGAAGCATGTGGTTGCACCAGCCAAGGTACTCCATGTGCTACCCTCTCCAAGTGGAGCAAATACAAGCATGAGCTTTCAGCAAAAAGTAGCAGAGTGGAAAGTTATTCTCAAATTCATTGAATCTCCGCTCAAGTAG
- the recG gene encoding ATP-dependent DNA helicase RecG: MHPALSTLRKYFRLEAARGYDDRAVLGGLEKMLPLWAGNARAEGVDEAQVLAISQHLHNYSRLDPAGRAAALKAAWHAVQGKPPAAASQAKTTAKAKAAPRRRGPSANPRPTTQKKAQPPKPAEAAAAKPATRRSKPPARRAKIEGEPAALAASTTALDGVGPVNAERLEKLGIYTLGDMLYHFPRRYDDYSQRVPIRQLKFGQVVTVIGTVKSKGRHGPPRGKQVFEIVVDDGSAALRAIWFNQPWMYKNFHEGEEVVLSGKIDQYLGRLTLNSPEWEKLEDEDALADTQHTHRIVPVYPLTADIRQRWLRGLMKKVVSYWAPRLPDLLPASLLATAGLLSYSDALQQVHFPDSQEQLEAAKLRLAFNELFLLQLAVLIQKRIWQGERARPFSPAPGWLAAQTARLPYTLTGAQQSALADLLADLASGRPMNRLLQGDVGSGKTVVAALCMALVAAGGAQAALMAPTSILAEQHYASLRQLLAAEGGPLAPEEMRLMIGATSAAEKDEIKAGLASGQIKLIIGTHTLIEDPVVFDALELIVIDEQHRFGVGQRAALRAKGHNPHLLVMSATPIPRSLALTLYGDLEVSTISELPPGRQPVHTHVLAPREVARAYNYIRQEAAAGRQAFIIYPLIEENESSQTKAAVAEHARLSKEVFPQLKLGLLHGRMRAEEKEQVMGAFRDGALDVLVSTTVIEVGVDVPNATVMLIEGANRFGLAQLHQLRGRVGRGTQQAYCILVPDSEDALENQRLAALASTQDGFKLAQIDLEQRGPGQFMGMAQAGFGDIQLSLLTDTRLLEKARRQAQALLAADPELSQPEHKPIAAALIHYTRDGKGDLS; the protein is encoded by the coding sequence ATGCACCCCGCCCTCAGCACCCTGAGGAAGTATTTTCGCCTCGAAGCCGCGCGCGGCTACGATGACCGTGCCGTGCTGGGTGGGCTGGAAAAGATGCTGCCCCTATGGGCCGGCAACGCCCGCGCCGAAGGCGTAGACGAAGCACAGGTGCTGGCGATCAGCCAGCACCTGCACAACTACAGCCGCCTCGACCCGGCAGGCCGGGCCGCCGCACTGAAAGCGGCCTGGCACGCGGTGCAAGGCAAGCCGCCCGCGGCCGCCAGCCAGGCGAAAACGACGGCCAAGGCCAAAGCAGCGCCGCGGCGCCGCGGGCCAAGCGCCAACCCACGCCCCACAACACAAAAGAAAGCGCAGCCCCCCAAGCCAGCCGAGGCGGCGGCCGCCAAGCCCGCCACTCGGCGCAGCAAGCCGCCGGCGCGGCGCGCCAAGATCGAAGGGGAGCCAGCCGCCCTGGCGGCCAGCACCACCGCGCTCGACGGCGTGGGCCCAGTGAACGCCGAACGGCTGGAGAAGCTGGGCATCTATACCCTGGGCGATATGCTCTATCACTTCCCGCGCCGCTACGACGATTACAGCCAGCGCGTGCCCATTCGCCAGTTGAAATTTGGGCAGGTGGTCACCGTGATCGGCACGGTGAAGAGCAAGGGCCGCCACGGCCCACCGCGCGGCAAGCAAGTCTTCGAGATCGTGGTGGATGATGGCAGCGCCGCACTGCGGGCGATCTGGTTCAACCAGCCGTGGATGTACAAGAATTTTCACGAGGGCGAAGAGGTAGTGCTCTCCGGCAAGATCGACCAATACCTCGGCCGGCTGACCTTGAACAGCCCCGAGTGGGAAAAGCTGGAAGACGAAGACGCCCTGGCAGATACCCAGCACACCCATCGCATTGTGCCGGTCTACCCGCTCACCGCCGATATCCGCCAGCGTTGGCTGCGCGGCCTGATGAAAAAGGTGGTGAGCTATTGGGCGCCGCGCCTGCCGGATCTGTTGCCGGCCAGCCTGCTAGCCACTGCGGGCTTGCTGTCATATAGCGATGCGCTGCAACAGGTACACTTTCCGGATTCGCAGGAACAGCTCGAAGCGGCCAAGCTGCGCCTGGCCTTCAACGAACTGTTCCTGCTTCAGCTCGCCGTATTGATCCAGAAGCGCATCTGGCAGGGCGAGCGTGCCCGCCCCTTCAGCCCCGCCCCCGGTTGGCTGGCGGCGCAAACCGCACGCCTACCCTATACCCTCACCGGGGCACAGCAAAGTGCCCTGGCGGACTTGCTGGCTGACCTGGCCTCGGGCCGCCCGATGAACCGTTTGCTGCAAGGCGATGTCGGCTCAGGCAAAACGGTGGTGGCGGCGCTGTGCATGGCGCTGGTGGCGGCCGGCGGCGCCCAGGCGGCGCTGATGGCGCCCACCAGCATTCTGGCCGAGCAACACTACGCCAGCCTGCGCCAACTGCTGGCGGCGGAAGGCGGCCCGCTGGCGCCAGAGGAGATGCGCCTGATGATCGGCGCCACCAGCGCGGCGGAGAAAGACGAAATCAAAGCCGGGCTGGCCAGCGGGCAGATCAAGCTCATCATCGGCACGCACACCCTCATCGAAGACCCGGTAGTCTTCGATGCGCTCGAGCTGATCGTGATCGACGAGCAGCACCGCTTCGGCGTGGGCCAGCGTGCCGCCCTGCGCGCCAAGGGCCACAACCCGCACCTGCTGGTGATGAGCGCCACGCCGATCCCGCGCTCCCTGGCGCTCACCCTGTATGGCGACCTGGAGGTCAGCACGATCAGCGAGCTGCCCCCCGGCCGCCAACCCGTGCACACCCATGTGCTGGCGCCGCGCGAAGTGGCCCGCGCATACAACTACATCCGCCAGGAAGCCGCCGCCGGCCGCCAGGCCTTTATCATCTATCCGCTCATCGAAGAAAACGAGAGCTCGCAAACCAAGGCGGCGGTGGCTGAGCACGCCCGGCTGAGCAAAGAGGTCTTTCCGCAACTCAAGCTGGGTCTGCTGCACGGGCGCATGCGTGCCGAAGAGAAGGAGCAGGTGATGGGCGCCTTCCGCGATGGCGCACTGGATGTGCTCGTCTCCACCACGGTGATCGAAGTGGGCGTGGATGTACCCAATGCCACCGTGATGCTGATCGAAGGCGCCAACCGCTTCGGCCTGGCGCAACTGCACCAACTGCGCGGCCGGGTGGGCCGCGGCACCCAGCAGGCCTATTGCATCCTGGTGCCGGATAGCGAAGACGCCCTGGAAAACCAACGCCTGGCCGCGCTGGCCAGTACGCAGGATGGCTTCAAGCTGGCACAGATCGATCTGGAGCAGCGCGGCCCGGGCCAGTTTATGGGGATGGCGCAGGCAGGCTTTGGTGACATACAATTGAGCCTGCTGACCGATACGCGCCTGCTCGAGAAAGCCCGCCGCCAGGCGCAAGCCCTGCTGGCCGCCGACCCGGAGCTGAGCCAGCCGGAGCACAAACCAATCGCCGCGGCGCTGATCCACTACACGCGTGACGGCAAGGGAGATTTGAGCTGA
- the coaD gene encoding pantetheine-phosphate adenylyltransferase produces MIRALFPATFDPIHNGHIDIALRATKLFDEIVVAVYELPQKNLLLSTETRVALVKETFKDEKKITVTTYAGLTVDYCREIGAAVIVRGLRVFSDFEYEFRMALANRQLAPDLETISLITSKEHSFLSSTTVREVASLGGDVSSMVPPHVKQALAARIAEMAANGEPEYPATPLRD; encoded by the coding sequence ATGATTCGTGCATTGTTCCCCGCCACTTTTGACCCGATCCACAACGGGCACATTGATATTGCCCTGCGGGCCACCAAGCTATTTGATGAGATCGTGGTGGCGGTGTATGAGCTGCCGCAGAAGAACCTGCTGCTATCCACCGAAACGCGCGTGGCGCTGGTGAAGGAGACCTTCAAGGATGAGAAGAAGATCACCGTCACCACCTACGCCGGCCTGACGGTGGATTACTGCCGCGAGATCGGCGCGGCGGTGATCGTACGCGGCCTGCGCGTCTTTTCTGACTTTGAGTACGAGTTCCGCATGGCCCTGGCCAACCGCCAACTGGCGCCCGACCTGGAGACGATCTCGCTGATCACCAGCAAGGAGCATAGCTTCTTGTCGTCCACCACCGTGCGCGAGGTCGCCTCGTTGGGCGGCGATGTGAGCAGCATGGTGCCGCCGCACGTCAAGCAGGCGTTGGCGGCGCGCATCGCCGAGATGGCCGCCAACGGCGAGCCGGAGTACCCCGCCACGCCGCTGAGAGATTGA
- a CDS encoding NAD-binding protein, which translates to MKPSLLERLRYRLDNLISRGTPALIAVVLSVSLLVVLLAATVISIAGIVQEGDLEPLSFAEAVWQSLIRALGSGAIIGDTGAGFRTVMLIVTVVGVFTLSALIAVLTNGIQRRIEELRKGRSRVLEHNHTLILGWSPQIFTILNELVLANQGRHNACIVILADRDKVTMEDEIGERVALHGSRTRIVCRRGKPNDPADIDIANPQTSKSIIILPPDTADPDAEVIKSVLAITNATNRRAEPYSINTQVRNPRNLNVLKLVSAEDKVQVVLIGDLISRLIARANHQSGLSLVYTELMNFAGDEIYLLEEPSLVGKTYGDALLAYDEAAVIGLRGAAGEIRLNPPMPTPLQAGDRLLALAADAGVRPAKPEEVQIQPALIVAGAGDPAPHSVRTLILGWNHNGFTILRELDHFVAPHSELRIVADINDATAETIRLQAGQLSNLAVHVLQGDTTDRGLLDALRVDDYEHVIVLAYAERGVQPADALTLVTLLHLRDIFHHDQTPFSIVSEVLDVRNRELAQVTRVDDFVVSEQLVSLMMAQFAENAELYAVFADLFDPQHADIYLKPASLYVETGRPVNFYSVVEAARRRGETAIGYRLVADSNHPERGYGIRTNPPKSASTIYGEGDKIIVLAEN; encoded by the coding sequence ATGAAGCCATCCTTGCTTGAGCGTTTACGCTATCGCCTCGATAACTTGATCTCGCGCGGCACCCCGGCTTTGATCGCGGTGGTGCTCTCGGTTTCGTTGTTGGTGGTGCTGCTGGCCGCCACGGTGATCTCGATCGCCGGTATCGTGCAGGAGGGCGATCTTGAGCCGCTGAGTTTTGCCGAGGCGGTGTGGCAAAGCCTGATCCGCGCCCTCGGCTCGGGCGCCATCATTGGCGATACCGGCGCTGGGTTCCGCACGGTGATGCTGATCGTCACCGTGGTGGGCGTGTTCACGCTCAGCGCTTTGATCGCGGTGCTCACCAACGGCATCCAGCGCCGCATCGAAGAGCTGCGCAAGGGGCGCTCGCGCGTGCTGGAGCATAACCACACCCTGATCCTGGGCTGGTCGCCACAGATCTTCACCATCTTGAATGAATTGGTGCTGGCCAATCAAGGCCGGCACAATGCCTGTATCGTCATTCTGGCGGATCGCGACAAGGTGACGATGGAAGATGAGATCGGCGAGCGCGTGGCGCTGCACGGCAGCCGCACGCGCATCGTCTGCCGCCGTGGCAAGCCCAACGACCCGGCGGATATTGACATTGCCAATCCGCAGACCAGCAAATCGATCATCATTCTGCCGCCCGATACAGCCGACCCGGATGCGGAGGTGATCAAATCTGTGCTGGCGATCACCAATGCCACCAACCGCCGCGCCGAACCGTACTCGATCAATACGCAGGTGCGCAACCCGCGCAACCTCAATGTACTCAAGCTGGTCAGCGCCGAAGATAAGGTGCAGGTGGTGCTGATCGGTGATCTGATCTCACGCTTGATCGCCCGCGCCAACCACCAATCGGGCTTATCGCTGGTGTATACCGAACTGATGAACTTTGCCGGCGATGAGATCTATCTGCTGGAAGAGCCCAGCCTGGTGGGCAAGACCTATGGGGATGCGCTGCTGGCCTATGACGAAGCGGCGGTGATCGGCCTGCGCGGTGCCGCCGGCGAGATCAGGCTCAACCCGCCGATGCCCACGCCGCTGCAGGCAGGCGATCGCTTGCTGGCGCTGGCGGCCGACGCGGGCGTGCGCCCAGCCAAGCCGGAAGAGGTGCAGATCCAGCCAGCCTTGATCGTGGCCGGCGCGGGCGACCCGGCGCCGCACAGCGTGCGTACGCTGATCCTGGGCTGGAACCACAACGGCTTCACGATTCTGCGCGAGCTGGATCATTTTGTGGCCCCGCACTCTGAGCTGCGCATCGTGGCCGATATTAATGACGCCACCGCCGAGACGATTCGTCTGCAGGCGGGCCAGCTCAGCAACCTGGCCGTGCATGTGTTGCAGGGCGATACCACCGATCGCGGCTTGCTGGATGCGCTGCGCGTGGATGATTACGAACACGTTATCGTGCTGGCGTACGCTGAGCGCGGTGTGCAGCCTGCCGACGCGCTGACCCTGGTGACGCTGCTGCATTTGCGCGATATCTTCCACCATGACCAGACGCCTTTCTCGATCGTCAGCGAGGTCCTCGATGTGCGCAACCGCGAACTGGCGCAGGTGACCCGCGTGGATGACTTCGTGGTCAGCGAGCAACTGGTCAGCCTGATGATGGCGCAGTTTGCTGAGAATGCCGAGCTCTACGCGGTGTTCGCCGACTTGTTTGACCCGCAGCACGCGGATATCTACCTCAAGCCCGCGTCTTTGTATGTGGAAACCGGCCGCCCGGTGAATTTTTACAGCGTGGTGGAAGCGGCGCGGCGCCGCGGCGAAACGGCTATCGGCTACCGGCTGGTGGCGGATAGCAATCACCCTGAGCGCGGCTATGGCATCCGCACCAACCCGCCCAAATCCGCCTCGACGATCTACGGCGAGGGCGACAAGATCATCGTGTTGGCCGAAAATTAA
- a CDS encoding SDR family NAD(P)-dependent oxidoreductase: MNAPAVVLITGASSGIGAATARRLAAAGYRVVLAARRLERLQALQAEIAAAGGTALALAADVANPADSEALVARSLAAYGQIDVLINNAGFGRTQWLEALDPQADIVAQINVNLTGAILLTRAVLPHMLARRQGHIINMSSLAGLMATPTYSVYAASKFGLRGFSEALRREVGVFNIHVSVVYPGGVDTDFASHTGMQRKGRLSTPQPLVLSAEQVATALLGLVRRPRRSLVLPWVYRLVVLFSNLFPALSDWVQEQIFTRPERGLR, translated from the coding sequence TTGAACGCGCCTGCCGTCGTCCTAATCACGGGCGCCTCTTCGGGCATCGGCGCCGCCACGGCGCGCCGCCTGGCCGCGGCGGGCTACCGCGTAGTGCTGGCCGCCCGGCGCCTGGAGCGCCTGCAAGCCCTGCAGGCCGAGATTGCTGCGGCGGGAGGCACGGCATTGGCGCTGGCTGCTGATGTGGCCAACCCGGCCGATAGTGAAGCGTTGGTAGCGCGCAGCCTGGCGGCCTACGGGCAGATCGATGTGTTGATCAACAATGCCGGTTTTGGCCGCACGCAATGGCTGGAGGCGCTAGACCCGCAGGCCGATATCGTTGCGCAGATCAACGTCAATCTCACCGGGGCGATCCTGCTCACCCGCGCGGTATTGCCGCACATGCTGGCGCGCCGCCAGGGCCATATCATCAACATGAGCTCGCTGGCCGGCTTGATGGCAACCCCGACCTATAGCGTGTACGCGGCCAGCAAATTTGGCTTGCGCGGCTTCAGTGAGGCCTTGCGCCGCGAAGTCGGCGTGTTCAACATTCACGTCTCCGTGGTCTACCCCGGCGGCGTGGATACTGACTTTGCCAGCCACACCGGTATGCAACGCAAAGGGCGCCTCAGCACCCCCCAGCCGCTGGTGCTCAGTGCCGAACAGGTGGCCACGGCGCTGCTGGGCCTGGTCCGCCGCCCGCGTCGCAGCCTGGTGCTGCCCTGGGTCTATCGGCTGGTGGTGCTGTTTTCAAATCTCTTCCCGGCGCTAAGTGATTGGGTGCAGGAGCAGATCTTCACCCGCCCTGAGCGCGGCCTGCGCTAG